Proteins found in one Amycolatopsis umgeniensis genomic segment:
- a CDS encoding NAD(P)H-binding protein: MILVTGAGGNVGSELTTILARGGHPVRALVRTPRPLPDGAEGVPGDLNEPTSLKPALDGVRAVFLLGGYDDMAGALAVMRDAGVEQITLLSSRSVVGGHPDNAVAGMHMAAEASVRASELAWTFLRPSGFMSNTLQWAAQLRTGDVVREPFANVPVATIDPHDIAAVAAESLTTPGHEGRAYAITGPGSLRPADRLRVLGELLGRDLRLEPLSDAEARVTMSAEMPEKYVDAFFRFFAEGEFDDSEVTGAVQDLTGREPRPFANWARAHLAAFR, from the coding sequence ATGATCTTGGTGACCGGAGCAGGCGGGAACGTCGGCTCGGAACTGACCACAATCCTGGCGCGCGGCGGACATCCCGTCAGAGCGCTGGTCCGCACGCCCCGGCCGCTGCCGGACGGGGCCGAAGGCGTGCCGGGCGATCTCAACGAACCGACCAGCCTGAAACCCGCGCTGGACGGCGTCCGGGCGGTGTTCCTGCTCGGCGGCTACGACGACATGGCGGGTGCGCTCGCGGTGATGCGGGACGCGGGCGTCGAGCAGATCACGCTGCTGTCGTCGCGTTCGGTCGTCGGCGGGCACCCGGACAACGCCGTCGCCGGGATGCACATGGCGGCCGAGGCGTCGGTGCGCGCGTCCGAACTGGCCTGGACGTTCCTGCGGCCGAGCGGGTTCATGTCGAACACGCTGCAGTGGGCAGCGCAGCTTCGAACGGGTGACGTCGTACGCGAGCCGTTCGCGAACGTGCCGGTGGCGACGATCGATCCGCACGACATCGCCGCCGTCGCCGCGGAATCCCTGACCACGCCGGGACACGAGGGGCGCGCGTACGCCATCACCGGTCCCGGCTCGCTCCGGCCCGCCGACAGGCTGCGCGTGCTGGGCGAACTGCTGGGCCGCGACCTGCGGCTGGAGCCGCTTTCGGACGCCGAAGCCCGCGTGACGATGAGCGCGGAGATGCCGGAGAAGTACGTCGACGCCTTCTTCCGCTTCTTCGCCGAGGGTGAGTTCGACGACTCGGAGGTCACGGGCGCCGTCCAGGACCTCACCGGACGCGAGCCGCGGCCGTTCGCGAACTGGGCGCGAGCCCACCTCGCCGCCTTCCGCTAG
- a CDS encoding short-chain fatty acyl-CoA regulator family protein yields the protein MDKTFAGAKLRHLRESRSMSQADLARVLEISPSYLNQIEHNSRPLTVPVLLRITQAFGVDTEFFANNDTARLVADVKEALLDEVLGVDVTTSELNDLATNLPTIAQALVKLHRSYRNSVENTAALTTENGLGMHGSAAGSLPHEEVRDFFYERENYVAELDERAERMAHDIPLQRGRVLVALKDTLIQRYGVDVTNEGIDEANGEQHRYEPGPRVLRLAPSLRVGQQAFRMASQIALLDYDDLITELADSWAFSGPAARSLARVGLANYFAGALILPYGPFLSTAERFRYDIERLCDHFGVGFETVCHRLSTLQRPKNRGVPFSFVRVDRAGNMSKRQSAAGFHFSRVGGACPLWNIYEAFTQPGKILTQIATLPDGKSYFWIARTVSRNIGGYGSPGKTFTVGLGCELRHAKRLIYSTGLDLDDRDAATPIGMGCKVCERPACSQRAFPTIGKQLTVDENTSTFVPYPAVPKAP from the coding sequence GTGGACAAAACCTTCGCCGGAGCGAAGCTGCGGCATCTGCGGGAAAGCCGGTCGATGAGCCAGGCGGATCTCGCCCGTGTGCTGGAGATCTCACCCAGTTACCTCAACCAGATCGAGCACAACTCGCGTCCGCTGACCGTCCCGGTGCTCCTTCGCATCACGCAAGCGTTCGGAGTGGACACCGAGTTCTTCGCGAACAACGACACCGCCCGGCTGGTGGCGGACGTGAAGGAGGCGCTGCTCGACGAGGTGCTCGGCGTCGACGTCACGACCAGCGAGCTCAACGACCTCGCCACGAACCTGCCGACGATCGCCCAGGCCCTGGTCAAACTGCATCGCAGCTATCGCAACTCGGTCGAGAACACCGCCGCGCTGACCACGGAGAACGGGCTGGGCATGCACGGCAGCGCGGCCGGGTCGTTGCCGCACGAAGAGGTCCGCGACTTTTTCTACGAGCGGGAGAACTACGTCGCCGAGCTGGACGAACGCGCCGAACGGATGGCGCACGACATCCCGTTGCAGCGCGGCCGGGTGCTCGTGGCACTGAAGGACACCCTGATCCAGCGCTACGGCGTCGACGTCACGAACGAAGGCATCGACGAGGCCAACGGCGAACAGCACCGGTACGAACCGGGGCCGCGGGTGTTGCGGCTGGCACCGAGCCTGCGCGTCGGGCAGCAGGCGTTCCGGATGGCCTCGCAGATCGCGCTGCTCGACTACGACGACCTGATCACCGAACTCGCCGATTCGTGGGCCTTCTCCGGCCCGGCCGCGCGTTCGCTGGCGAGGGTCGGGCTGGCGAACTACTTCGCGGGCGCCCTGATCCTCCCCTATGGACCGTTCCTCTCCACCGCGGAACGCTTCCGCTACGACATCGAGCGGCTGTGCGACCACTTCGGCGTCGGCTTCGAGACGGTCTGCCACCGGCTCTCGACCTTGCAGCGGCCGAAGAACCGCGGCGTGCCGTTCTCGTTCGTGCGCGTCGACAGGGCGGGGAACATGTCGAAACGCCAGTCCGCGGCCGGTTTCCACTTCTCCCGCGTCGGCGGTGCTTGTCCACTGTGGAACATCTACGAGGCGTTCACCCAGCCGGGCAAGATCCTCACCCAGATCGCGACCCTTCCCGACGGCAAGAGCTACTTCTGGATCGCGCGGACGGTGTCGCGCAACATCGGCGGTTACGGCAGCCCCGGCAAGACGTTCACCGTCGGCCTCGGCTGCGAACTACGGCACGCGAAACGGCTGATCTATTCGACCGGGCTCGATCTCGACGACCGCGACGCGGCCACCCCGATCGGCATGGGTTGCAAAGTCTGCGAACGCCCGGCCTGCTCGCAGCGCGCGTTCCCGACGATCGGCAAGCAGCTGACCGTGGACGAGAACACCAGCACCTTCGTCCCGTACCCGGCGGTGCCCAAGGCGCCTTGA